Part of the Planctomycetota bacterium genome, GGGTCGATCAGCTTGGCGTTGGCCTCGGAGGTGAGATTGGCGTTGGCTTCCTTGTTGCCGAAGATCCACGTCTCGCGCTCGCTCACGGTTTCATTGCGGAATTCCCTGGCCGCCAGCGCATAGGCCCAGTCCTTGAAGGCGCCCTCGGTGAACTTCATGATGTTGCCCTTGTGGACGATGGTCACGCTCTTGCGCTTGTGCTTGAGGGCGTACTTGATCGCGGAGCGGACGAGTCGCTCGGTGCCTTCTCGCGAGATCGGCTTGAAGCCGATGCCGCAGGTGTCGGGGAAGCGGATCTTGCCGAACTCCTTGGGATAGGCCTCCTTGAAGGCGCTCAGGAATTTCTTGACTTCGGGCGAGCCTTCCTTGAACTCGATGCCTGCGTAGATGTCCTCGGTGTTCTCGCGGAAGATGACGGCGTCGACATCCTCGGGCTTCTTGACCGGACTGGGCACGCCCTTGAAGTAGCGCACCGGGCGCAGGCAGACGTAGAGGTCGAGGATCTGGCGCAGCGCGACATTGAGGCTGCGGATGCCGCCGCCGATCGGCGTGGTGAGCGGGCCCTTGATGCCCACGAGCATTTCGCGGAAAGACGTCAGCGTTTCATCAGGCAGCCACGATCCGGTTTTGTTGAAGGCCTTTTCACCGGCGAGCACCTCGTGCCAGTGAATCTTGCGCTTGCCGCCGTAAGCCTTCTCCACCGCGGCGTCGAAAACCATGCAACTTGCCTTCCAGATGTCGGGGCCGGTGCCGTCGCCCTCGATGTACGGGATGATCGGCTTGTCGGGGACCTGCAGCGTGCCGTTGGCGGCGATCCGGATGGTGTCGCCGGCAGGGACCTTCACGAGTTTGTACTGCGCCATGGTGGGGTGAAGAAGCAGGAAAATGCGGGGTGGCGCAAGAGTGTCCGCACGCACCGCGAGCGAACCGCGGGGCCGCTGCCCTTCCGCATCGCAACAGGCCCTGCGAATTCCCGAGGTGCATGCCGCCAACAGCGTCTCTCGAACAACCCACGTGCAACCGCCACCGCTTCCTGATACCGCCCAGACCCTCCGATGGGAGGATTTCGAGCTGCCACCGCGTTGGTCAGAGGCCTCCGCGATCTCGTCCGCGGTCCGCGCCGCCGGCCGGCGGAGTCAGCGCCGTCCGCCACGCCGGACCCCGCCCCGTTCGACGATCTGATC contains:
- the icd gene encoding NADP-dependent isocitrate dehydrogenase; amino-acid sequence: MAQYKLVKVPAGDTIRIAANGTLQVPDKPIIPYIEGDGTGPDIWKASCMVFDAAVEKAYGGKRKIHWHEVLAGEKAFNKTGSWLPDETLTSFREMLVGIKGPLTTPIGGGIRSLNVALRQILDLYVCLRPVRYFKGVPSPVKKPEDVDAVIFRENTEDIYAGIEFKEGSPEVKKFLSAFKEAYPKEFGKIRFPDTCGIGFKPISREGTERLVRSAIKYALKHKRKSVTIVHKGNIMKFTEGAFKDWAYALAAREFRNETVSERETWIFGNKEANANLTSEANAKLIDPGYDMMTPDQKGKICAEVDQAMKQWGTHGGGKWKSKLLIKDSIADITLQQVLTRAKDFDVIATMNLNGDYLSDALAAQVGGIGIAPGANINEITGHAIFEATHGTAPKYANLDQVNPGSVILSGEMMLRYMGWGEAADLIIAGMDAAIGAKTVTYDFHRLMENARKVKCSEFAREIIKHMDARVPVTA